ATTGAGCTGAATTGAGGGGTGAAGATTGAGTTGAAGCTTGTGGTTGCGATGGCATGAAGTTACGAGTTTTGGCGCTTAGAGCTGCGACTATCTATGCAAATAAATGATAAACGCCAGTGTACTAAAAACCACTGGCTGCATCTAGAAAACCTGAGCTCGGGATAATAAATCGGTTTCTAACGGCTATTTTTGCCCGTCTCTTAGTAAAGAGCGGGCGTTGAAGCTACTTGCAATAGGCTAGCTATTGACGCGTAGCTTCGTCTTGAACTAAACAAAACTATCTCGTTAGAAACGTATCGCTAAGCCTTACTCTAGACTACAGAGTTATTGGCACTTCCTTATTCCGAGTTCAGGTTTAGAAAACTAAAGCGCTGTTAACCAAGTCGTGAATAATAGGCGGCAGGTTAGATATCACCACCTATAAATTGCTCATTATCCTCAATCAACCAAGGATGTCGTATACCTGAATCTAGGGTTGATAATGGCGCAGGTTTATTAATGGCGTAACCTTGACCATAATCGACACCAAGATGCTTTAGTTTGTATCCAATTTCAGTGCTTTCAACAAACTCAGCAATCACTTCAAAGTTCATATCTTTACCCAGTTGACAAATGGCATTCACAATCGCCTGGTCGCTTGAGTCACGGCAAAGGTTAACCACGAACTGACCGTCAATTTTGACAAAATCGACGTTCAAGCATTTTAAATAGGCAAAGCTTGAAAAGCCTGAGCCAAAATCATCAAGTGCTAGTTTACAACCTAGTGGTTGCAATAAATCAATTAACGCAGTGGCTTGTTGCAATTGACTTACCGCTGCAGTTTCAGTGATTTCAAAGCAAAGTTTGTCTACTAGCTCCGGCTCGACCATCAAGCGCATTTCTAACCAGCCCATAAACTTTTGATCCGCGAGCGACATGGCCGATAAGTTTACCGACACCATAGACAACTCAGACCAGGTATCTAAATTATCACTGCCCCATTTGAGTAGGTTATCGATAACCCAGCGATCGACTCTCGACGCTAAGTTATAACGTTCGGCCGCAGGCAAAAACACCCCAGGCGAGACAAATTTGCCGTCGTCTTGCACCATTCGCAGCAAGATTTCCATGTGCAAACCAGACTCAGCTTTAGATAAAGGTTCGATTAGCTGGTAGAAAAGCTCGAACTGATTAAGTGCAAGCGCACCGGTAATATCAACCGAAGCTACCATCTGATTATAAAGCGTGTGAACTTGCGGATCATCGGGGCAGAAATAATGCCAGCGATTACGCCCCTCCTCCTTGGCTAAGCGGCAAGCTGCATCGGCCTGACTCATAACCTGATAAATGTCATCGGCGGTTTTATCTAGTTTAGCAATACCAATACTGGCGCTAACATTGTGCTGAACGTTTTTCCAAACAAACTCATGCTCAAATAGCTGATGACAAATACGTTTCGCGACTTGCTTCGCCGCTTCTTCATCGGCGTAATACATCAGCAAGCCAAACTCATCGCCACCTAGACGAGCAACGACATCACCTTTACGCAGTAACTGTTTGAGCCTTTTGGCCACTTGCTGCAGCAATTGATCACCGGCTAAGTGACCACTTAAATCATTGATCACCTGAAATTGGTCAAGATCTAAAAATGCCACACACGCTTGGATCTCTTCATCTTCTGCCAGCACTTCTTCAAGCAGGGCTTCAAACTGAATGCGATTAGGTAAACCAGTTAAAGCATCGTGGTTAGAGTGAAAAGATAACTCATCAGCCAAGCGATAACGCTCAGTGATATCTTCAACCATCAACAGCAGTTGTTTTTGCGAGTTCATGGCATGACAAAAACTAAACTTGTACCAATGCTGCTGAATTCCCGTTTTTAATGGCAGCTCACAAAATGCCTGGCGCAGCATACCTGTGCGCACTATGTGAAGTGTATCTTCAAGTAATGGATGATCATCTGACTGCATTAAATCATAAAGGCTTTGACCTTCGATTAGCGGCAAACTCTGGTTAGCTACCTGATTTTGCACCACGACACAGTCATTTACATCAACCAAGGCACATGCCATTGGAAGCTGCTGAAACAACTCTTGATATTGGCGCTCTTTATTCTCAAGGAGATAAGATACTCTTCTTAGCTCCATTGCTGAGGCGACTTGGAAGGTAATATCTTCTAAGTAGAAATGGCGGCAACTATTAACATCATCTTTGCGAACAACTTCAATTGGCTGATTATGGATGTACACGCAAGCTAGCATCACACGAACATTTCCGACAGTCACCGCAGGACTCACCGCAAGATGCAACCACTGAGGAAGTTGACTTAACGCGTGTGCAAACTTGCTGGTGTCCATTTGCTCTGATGGTGGTATATCTCCATCAGTCAGGCTCAGTTCAAGCGCAAATTCATTGGCAAGCAATAAATCCAGAAACTCAGTGTCAGATAACAATGCTTGAGTAAATAGGCTTTGACTGTCGCGCTCAAGGGTAAAATAACTGGCGACTTGACGTTTCGCGGTATCAACCACCTCTAAACTAGGCGCAAAAAGGTTATCTTGTTGACTTGTGACGATAAATGCGGCATCGCAACTGACTTGGGCACATACTTGAATCAAGGCTTCGTCGAGCAATGCAAGGGTAGTAGCATGTTCATCTGTAAATCGTCCTTCAGATAACACACTTTTTAAAAGCTGTGGTGTACTGTTAACCATTAATCCACTCTAATTTTGATTAGCAATCCAATTTGCACTCAGGGGTGGAGAAGTAACGCTGCGATTGACTCACCGATTCATAGCTTGGCTTAACAACGCTACATAGGTAAGCATAGATGACAATGACTATTATTTCAGAAACATTGATTTAGCAAACTCTAACCGACCGATATTTATCGCTAACCTCACCTTGGCTAGGACATCATTTTTATGTCAGAAAACAAGTTACAAAATACCGTTAAGCGACTGTTTGTCGGGTTTGATATTTCTGCGTCCACACAAATTAAGTTGCGCCAAATTGCGACAACTGTGACTTCCCCACTTTTAATGACAGCGCAACCACTGCTGTCATCTTGTTCCCAAGTCCCCATTGAAAACATGCATGTTACTTTAGGTTTTTTAGGACAAGTGAATCAAGAAAAAACCACCAATGTTTACAATTCGCTACAAAGTTTGCGAGGTAACGCATTTAGTAACGATTTTGGCCAGATTAGCTATTGGCAAGCTACCAAAATTTTATGTATTGAAGGAAGCGCACCGCCAGCATTAACAAATTTGCATCGCCAGATACAAACTATCGCGGCTGATCTCGAGTTATATCAATCTAAATATGAATACCGGCCGCACATCACCCTTGCCCGCCCAATACGAACCGCTAGCTCGGTTACTCACGCTGATATTGAAGAGCATTTAAACCAGTTTAACCAACAGCTGCACCCCATAAAAATCGAATTCGATCAGCTGCATTTATATCAATCACTCAATGTTGGACAAGGCCGACCTCCTCGCTACCTGAAGCTCTGCACTAGAAAACTCGGTGCTTAGCACTAAGATGCCCAATACTGATATTCAATAACAAGAGCTAAATTCAACCTGGTGCGGGTTAAGCACTTGGATTCTGAATATGGAGGAGCGTCCAGAAAAAAGCCGCCTATATAAGGCGGCTTGGAACTCAAGAGAGTTAATGCTACTCAATCAGTAGCACTAATTAACCGAGAGCATTTAGTCATTAAGAATTTCGGCAATAGTCAGTACGCCATGCGCGGTCGCACCAGCAGCCCATAAGCTACCAGAGTTGTTTTCAAACGCGGCAGCAAGGTCCATATGTAACCAGTTAGCTTCATCTGACACAAAACGCCATAGGAAGCCAGCCGCATTAGACGCGCCACCAGCGCCACCACCTTTAACAGGACGGCTATTCGCTGTGTCGGCATAAGGTGATGGGCACATATCTTTATGCCAAGGGTCTAACGGCAACGGCCATACGTTTTCAGAAACGCGGCTTGCACAGCGCTGCGCTAATTGCAGAGTTTCAGCTTGCGGTGAGAAAATCGCGTTGTAGCTACCGCCAACAGCCATCATGGCAGCACCAGTAAGGGTTGCGGCATCAATAATCAATGGCGCTTTAGTTTCACTTGCCGCTTGCAGGCCATCAGCTAACACCAATCGACCTTCCGCATCAGTGTTAACCACTTCTACCGTTACACCATTCTTATAAGTAAGAATGTCGCCTAGCTTGTATGCATGACCACTAATTAGGTTCTCAGCGCAGCATAAGAACAACTTAACGCGCTTGTTCAAACCTTGCTTCATCGCTAAACCCAAAGCACCAGTCACAGTTGCCGCACCACCCATATCGCACTTCATGGTCAACATGCCTTCAGACGGTTTAATGCTGTAACCACCCGAGTCAAAGGTGATGCCTTTACCCACCAGTGCAATATCTACCGGTGCGTTGTCATCACCTGTTGGGTTGTAGTCAAGCTCTAATAATGCAGGTGGACGCTCACTACCACGGCCAACAGCATGAATACCGACCCACTGATTATCTAGCAAACCCTGACCTTCAATAATGTGGCTCGAAACCTTATCACCACCAATATTTTGTAACCAATTTGCAGCACGTGCAGCAAGCTTAACGGGTGACAGATTCTCTGGTGTGTCATTGGTTAGGTCTTTAGCAAATTGCGCCGCTTCAAACTGATGTGCTAGTAGGCTTTGCTCAGCATCTGTGCCGCACCACTTCACCTCAAAGTCACCTTTAGTTGAAGTAAAACCTTGCGAGAACGCCCATTGAGTGTGCACATCCCATAGTTCGCCTTGTAACTGCACATGGTTAATGCCCTGATTACGCAATTTACGTGCTGCAGCCTGTACATGTCGTAAACCATCTTGCTCAACCATATGAACGGTTGCCTGATCGTTTTCGAAACTTACAGCAGCATTTCCCCAAGGGCCAGTGGCCGCTTGATTGGATAATTTAACAATCATAAATTGCATAGGTCATTCCTTATATCATTATTTTATTAATGGCCGCTCTCACGCGCCCCCAAAATGCAGCTGTTTTAGTAGACACTTCAGTTGCACTTGTTATTTGCGCCTAGTGTAGGCTGAACAATTAGATTATTCCAAGGGAAAGTTTGTTAACATCTAGCTCAAAATAATGATGAAAAATTAGATTGATGAATTATTCTCCCGCACTACTCGAAGGTAAGTTAATTAAGCGTTACAAGCGTTTTTTAGCCGATGTACGCCTAGCTGACGACTCAGTTATCACCATCCACTGCCCCAATACTGGCTCGATGAAAAACTGCCTGTTTGAAGGCCACCGGGTGTGGTTTTCCACCTCTGACAACCCCAAGCGTAAATACCCCCATACTTGGGAGCTAATGGAAAGCGATCAAGGTCACCTTATTGGCATTAACACAGGTAATGCTAATGCCCTAGCGCAGGAAGCCATTGAATCAGGCGTGATTACTGAGCTTCAAGGCTATGACGAACTAAAGCGAGAGGTGAAGTACGGTGCAGAAAATAGCCGAATAGACATACTGCTATCTAGCCAAGAAGGGCTAAAGTGTTATATTGAAGTCAAAAGTTGTACTTTACTTGAAGGGAATACAGGGTATTTTCCTGATGCGGTCACCAGTCGCGGACAAAAGCACATTCGAGAGTTGGTCACCATGGTACAGCAAGGCCACCGCGCCGTA
This DNA window, taken from Shewanella maritima, encodes the following:
- a CDS encoding putative bifunctional diguanylate cyclase/phosphodiesterase — translated: MVNSTPQLLKSVLSEGRFTDEHATTLALLDEALIQVCAQVSCDAAFIVTSQQDNLFAPSLEVVDTAKRQVASYFTLERDSQSLFTQALLSDTEFLDLLLANEFALELSLTDGDIPPSEQMDTSKFAHALSQLPQWLHLAVSPAVTVGNVRVMLACVYIHNQPIEVVRKDDVNSCRHFYLEDITFQVASAMELRRVSYLLENKERQYQELFQQLPMACALVDVNDCVVVQNQVANQSLPLIEGQSLYDLMQSDDHPLLEDTLHIVRTGMLRQAFCELPLKTGIQQHWYKFSFCHAMNSQKQLLLMVEDITERYRLADELSFHSNHDALTGLPNRIQFEALLEEVLAEDEEIQACVAFLDLDQFQVINDLSGHLAGDQLLQQVAKRLKQLLRKGDVVARLGGDEFGLLMYYADEEAAKQVAKRICHQLFEHEFVWKNVQHNVSASIGIAKLDKTADDIYQVMSQADAACRLAKEEGRNRWHYFCPDDPQVHTLYNQMVASVDITGALALNQFELFYQLIEPLSKAESGLHMEILLRMVQDDGKFVSPGVFLPAAERYNLASRVDRWVIDNLLKWGSDNLDTWSELSMVSVNLSAMSLADQKFMGWLEMRLMVEPELVDKLCFEITETAAVSQLQQATALIDLLQPLGCKLALDDFGSGFSSFAYLKCLNVDFVKIDGQFVVNLCRDSSDQAIVNAICQLGKDMNFEVIAEFVESTEIGYKLKHLGVDYGQGYAINKPAPLSTLDSGIRHPWLIEDNEQFIGGDI
- the pepB gene encoding aminopeptidase PepB, yielding MQFMIVKLSNQAATGPWGNAAVSFENDQATVHMVEQDGLRHVQAAARKLRNQGINHVQLQGELWDVHTQWAFSQGFTSTKGDFEVKWCGTDAEQSLLAHQFEAAQFAKDLTNDTPENLSPVKLAARAANWLQNIGGDKVSSHIIEGQGLLDNQWVGIHAVGRGSERPPALLELDYNPTGDDNAPVDIALVGKGITFDSGGYSIKPSEGMLTMKCDMGGAATVTGALGLAMKQGLNKRVKLFLCCAENLISGHAYKLGDILTYKNGVTVEVVNTDAEGRLVLADGLQAASETKAPLIIDAATLTGAAMMAVGGSYNAIFSPQAETLQLAQRCASRVSENVWPLPLDPWHKDMCPSPYADTANSRPVKGGGAGGASNAAGFLWRFVSDEANWLHMDLAAAFENNSGSLWAAGATAHGVLTIAEILND
- the thpR gene encoding RNA 2',3'-cyclic phosphodiesterase; the protein is MSENKLQNTVKRLFVGFDISASTQIKLRQIATTVTSPLLMTAQPLLSSCSQVPIENMHVTLGFLGQVNQEKTTNVYNSLQSLRGNAFSNDFGQISYWQATKILCIEGSAPPALTNLHRQIQTIAADLELYQSKYEYRPHITLARPIRTASSVTHADIEEHLNQFNQQLHPIKIEFDQLHLYQSLNVGQGRPPRYLKLCTRKLGA
- the sfsA gene encoding DNA/RNA nuclease SfsA produces the protein MNYSPALLEGKLIKRYKRFLADVRLADDSVITIHCPNTGSMKNCLFEGHRVWFSTSDNPKRKYPHTWELMESDQGHLIGINTGNANALAQEAIESGVITELQGYDELKREVKYGAENSRIDILLSSQEGLKCYIEVKSCTLLEGNTGYFPDAVTSRGQKHIRELVTMVQQGHRAVLLFVVQHSGISTVKPAAHIDAKYADLLKDAIEQGVEVLAYKVAMSTTGGRIETVCKFIV